One window from the genome of candidate division KSB1 bacterium encodes:
- a CDS encoding tyrosine-type recombinase/integrase: protein MLELIKKITAHILRHTFATNMLYNGCDLVTIKELLGHNDISVTARAYIFLFFLFLFKKILN from the coding sequence ATGCTGGAACTAATAAAAAAAATAACTGCTCATATTCTGCGCCATACTTTTGCCACAAACATGCTTTACAATGGTTGTGATTTAGTAACAATTAAAGAGTTGCTCGGGCACAATGATATTTCAGTTACGGCGAGAGCATATATTTTTTTGTTTTTTTTGTTTCTATTTAAAAAAATATTAAATTGA
- a CDS encoding cytochrome c, which produces MRRLNLLIVGFFIILFVLSTFHASSSEAPQGEKSKWVAPTWADTLKNSFEKDPAAWKEGKKIYSQLCFVCHGNKGKGDGIAGGSLKPRPTDLTSEQFQKQSDGAIFWKITAGNPPMASYKEVLSEEKRWQLVNFIRELGKK; this is translated from the coding sequence ATGCGAAGATTAAATCTTTTAATTGTTGGCTTTTTCATAATTCTTTTCGTGCTTTCCACATTTCATGCCTCAAGTTCCGAAGCACCTCAAGGAGAAAAATCCAAATGGGTTGCACCAACTTGGGCGGACACACTTAAGAATTCTTTTGAAAAAGATCCTGCAGCATGGAAGGAAGGGAAAAAAATATATTCTCAACTATGTTTTGTTTGCCACGGGAATAAGGGAAAGGGAGATGGCATAGCAGGTGGTAGCTTAAAACCGCGGCCAACTGATTTAACGTCCGAACAATTCCAGAAACAATCCGATGGGGCAATTTTCTGGAAGATAACTGCGGGCAATCCGCCAATGGCATCTTATAAGGAAGTTTTATCTGAAGAAAAGCGATGGCAGTTAGTCAATTTTATACGTGAATTGGGGAAGAAATAA
- a CDS encoding sigma 54-interacting transcriptional regulator, which translates to MQEAYVKAVDRAQIGPFIHYLFQRGIWLHEKVRQETEYFRFAVQIENVFRELANKILGSLNASTIYINGYHPILPIVLEDLKNDGCHQFIFFENNKHQNPGLIGRFSGVVQPHQAIVKSSTGAEILLIFASDDQNILYDILIQKADKKPKTLLLIFNYAGLNLPVDKIKKISNFYLYGREDLEYLVKHNREQQLSITKEISRWILKQADEFSNWMNSADYFQFMGIIGSSHKMQRIFELVSRISRTDITVLIDGESGTGKEMVARAIHQLSARSNQPFLVINCGAIPENLLESEFFGHTRGAFTGAVSAKKGLFEVANGGTILLDEIAELPIQLQVKLLRALQDGEIKPIGSNNTFKVNIRILTATNKDLSSMVEKGQFRSDLFYRINVIRLTIPPLRERSDDIPHLAHHFLKKFSHKQKKEVKYISDQTMDILMKHQWPGNVRELENVIEHSVALAISKSISLYNLPQDLQKLNGKLQLSDSKNPTTLKEIEKNYIQEILRANSWNYDIACKQLGIGRTTLWRKLREYKITKSS; encoded by the coding sequence TTGCAAGAAGCATACGTAAAAGCTGTTGATCGGGCACAAATTGGTCCATTCATACATTACCTATTTCAAAGAGGAATATGGTTACATGAAAAAGTAAGACAGGAAACTGAATATTTTCGCTTCGCTGTTCAAATCGAGAATGTTTTTAGAGAACTTGCCAATAAGATTCTAGGATCGCTTAATGCGTCAACTATTTATATAAATGGGTATCATCCTATTCTTCCTATTGTTTTAGAAGATTTAAAAAATGATGGATGTCACCAATTTATTTTCTTTGAAAATAATAAACATCAAAATCCTGGCTTAATTGGTCGATTTTCCGGCGTTGTCCAGCCACATCAAGCCATTGTTAAATCTTCTACCGGAGCGGAGATATTACTTATATTCGCTTCAGATGACCAAAATATTCTTTATGATATACTCATCCAAAAAGCGGATAAAAAACCAAAGACACTTCTATTGATTTTTAACTATGCGGGTCTTAATCTTCCAGTAGATAAGATAAAAAAAATCTCAAATTTTTATTTATACGGCCGTGAAGATCTTGAATATTTAGTAAAACATAATCGGGAACAGCAATTATCGATTACAAAAGAAATCTCAAGATGGATTCTAAAACAGGCTGACGAATTTAGCAACTGGATGAATAGTGCCGATTATTTCCAATTCATGGGGATTATTGGTTCAAGCCATAAAATGCAGAGAATATTCGAATTGGTTTCGCGAATTTCACGAACTGATATTACTGTTCTAATTGATGGAGAAAGTGGTACGGGGAAAGAAATGGTTGCAAGGGCTATCCATCAATTAAGCGCTCGTTCTAACCAACCTTTTTTAGTGATCAATTGTGGGGCTATTCCGGAAAACTTGCTAGAAAGCGAGTTCTTTGGGCATACACGCGGTGCTTTTACCGGTGCAGTTTCTGCTAAAAAAGGTCTTTTCGAAGTAGCAAACGGAGGTACAATTTTACTTGATGAAATTGCCGAACTTCCTATTCAATTACAAGTTAAGCTCCTAAGAGCACTTCAAGACGGCGAAATTAAACCAATTGGCAGCAATAATACTTTTAAAGTAAATATTCGGATTTTGACTGCAACAAATAAAGATCTCTCCTCAATGGTAGAAAAAGGTCAGTTTAGAAGTGATCTTTTCTATCGTATAAATGTAATCCGATTAACGATACCACCTTTGCGAGAAAGATCTGATGATATACCTCATCTGGCTCATCATTTTTTAAAAAAGTTTTCTCATAAGCAGAAAAAAGAAGTCAAATATATTTCAGACCAAACAATGGATATTTTAATGAAACACCAATGGCCGGGAAATGTGAGAGAATTAGAAAACGTGATCGAACATTCGGTCGCTTTGGCAATTAGTAAATCAATATCTTTATATAATCTTCCTCAAGACTTACAAAAATTAAATGGAAAACTACAACTCTCCGATTCAAAAAATCCAACCACTTTAAAAGAAATTGAAAAGAATTATATTCAGGAAATTCTTCGGGCAAATAGTTGGAATTACGATATAGCTTGCAAACAATTGGGTATTGGGCGAACTACCTTATGGCGAAAAT
- a CDS encoding PAS domain S-box protein: protein MKINSSLTQAILEQATESIIIVNSKGTIEFSNKSATELFGYPMHELLGKSVDILLPEELKNIHENHRTGYFQSPISRPMGQGLDLIASRKNGERFPVEISLSSIRTDTEVLAVAFIIDITKRKKAEELIKIERDRAQQYLDIAKVMFLGLDLEGKVTLINKKGCELLECKENEIVNKNWFDTFLPQTIRNEVKSVFSELMANNIEPVEYFENPIITKNGVERIIAWHNTLLKDDQGKITGTLSSGEDITDKKRAEEETKNHQRKLIQADKMATLGILVSGVAHEINNPNNFILLNGNILTKVWKDTLPILNDYFDKNGDFIISGMPYSKAREKIGGLIDGIAEGSKRIQKIVRNLKEFSQENRGDLDEEVDLNKVVDSAIVIINNLINKSTAHFSVKYDDKLPSIKGNFQNLEQVVINLITNSCQALATKKKGITVSTNYYKDDSIIELEVRDEGTGISKENLERIMDPFFTTKREAGGTGLGLSISYNIMKDHGGEMKIKSEVGNGTSIKLIIPVNQITK from the coding sequence TTGAAAATAAATAGCAGCTTAACCCAGGCAATTCTTGAGCAAGCAACTGAAAGTATTATAATTGTAAATTCAAAAGGTACTATTGAATTTTCTAACAAAAGCGCCACAGAATTGTTTGGTTATCCGATGCATGAATTATTAGGTAAATCGGTAGATATTTTACTTCCCGAAGAGCTGAAAAATATTCATGAGAACCATAGGACTGGTTATTTTCAATCACCGATTTCTCGTCCAATGGGCCAGGGGCTTGATCTTATTGCATCCCGAAAAAATGGAGAGCGATTTCCAGTTGAGATAAGTTTAAGTTCAATAAGAACAGATACTGAAGTACTGGCAGTGGCATTTATTATTGATATAACCAAACGCAAAAAAGCAGAAGAGTTGATAAAGATTGAAAGAGATAGAGCTCAACAATATTTGGATATAGCAAAAGTTATGTTCCTGGGTTTAGATCTTGAAGGCAAAGTAACTCTCATCAACAAAAAAGGTTGCGAATTATTAGAATGTAAAGAAAACGAAATTGTAAATAAAAATTGGTTCGATACATTTTTGCCGCAGACAATTCGAAATGAAGTGAAATCGGTTTTTTCGGAATTAATGGCAAACAATATTGAGCCGGTTGAATATTTTGAAAATCCAATCATCACAAAAAATGGGGTAGAAAGAATTATCGCCTGGCACAATACTTTGTTAAAAGATGATCAAGGCAAAATCACAGGAACACTAAGCTCTGGTGAGGATATTACTGACAAAAAAAGGGCCGAGGAAGAGACTAAAAATCATCAGCGTAAACTCATCCAGGCCGATAAAATGGCTACACTGGGCATTTTGGTTTCCGGGGTGGCGCATGAAATCAATAATCCTAATAATTTTATCTTGTTGAATGGGAATATTCTGACAAAAGTTTGGAAGGACACTTTACCCATTCTTAATGATTACTTTGATAAAAATGGCGACTTTATCATCTCAGGAATGCCTTATTCAAAAGCCCGTGAAAAGATAGGTGGTTTAATTGATGGAATTGCTGAAGGCTCGAAACGAATTCAAAAGATAGTCCGGAATTTAAAAGAATTTTCCCAGGAAAACAGGGGGGATTTAGATGAAGAAGTTGATTTGAATAAGGTTGTCGATTCTGCTATTGTAATTATCAATAATTTGATTAACAAATCTACTGCTCATTTTTCAGTAAAATATGACGATAAATTGCCCTCGATAAAGGGAAATTTTCAAAACCTTGAACAGGTGGTTATCAACCTGATTACAAATTCTTGTCAGGCTCTAGCCACCAAAAAGAAAGGAATTACCGTCTCCACAAATTATTACAAAGATGATTCTATTATTGAATTGGAAGTTCGAGATGAAGGGACAGGGATTTCGAAAGAAAATCTCGAACGAATTATGGATCCTTTTTTTACGACAAAGAGAGAAGCCGGGGGAACCGGGTTAGGCTTGTCCATTTCATATAATATCATGAAAGATCATGGGGGTGAAATGAAAATAAAGTCTGAAGTTGGAAATGGAACGTCAATAAAGCTGATCATTCCGGTGAATCAAATCACCAAATAA
- the ccsA gene encoding cytochrome c biogenesis protein CcsA: MTLVCHLGLICFLTFEYGRIPIANLSEALSTFVWLTSCIYIVLEWRLKNYSMGAFILTVLSILMAIGIITFQNNEAIPEVLKDVKFEAHVIALLISYGSFSISFIASLLHTLLDREIQKRRFRLFYSRLPSLPFFQRISNFAIDIGLAFATIGIGLGILQAMTIWEKSFLTDPKFLTAALTWLIYCFHFLGRRFAGWGAQRSATISLIGFSLLLFSFLIISLFFTSLHNFTG, from the coding sequence TTGACTTTGGTTTGTCATTTGGGGTTAATTTGTTTCTTAACTTTTGAGTACGGTAGAATCCCAATAGCTAATTTAAGCGAAGCTTTGAGTACCTTTGTATGGTTAACTAGTTGTATTTATATAGTATTAGAATGGCGATTAAAAAATTACTCAATGGGCGCCTTTATCTTAACGGTCTTATCAATTTTGATGGCAATAGGGATAATTACTTTTCAGAATAACGAAGCAATACCAGAAGTTTTAAAAGATGTTAAATTTGAAGCGCATGTCATAGCTCTTTTAATTTCTTATGGTTCCTTTTCTATTTCTTTCATAGCTAGTTTGTTGCATACGTTGTTAGATCGGGAAATTCAAAAACGAAGATTTCGCCTTTTTTACAGCCGCTTGCCTTCATTGCCCTTTTTTCAGCGAATTAGTAACTTTGCTATTGATATCGGATTAGCCTTTGCAACCATTGGCATCGGGTTAGGTATTCTCCAAGCCATGACAATTTGGGAAAAATCTTTCTTAACAGATCCCAAATTTCTTACTGCTGCATTAACATGGCTAATTTATTGTTTCCATTTTCTAGGGAGAAGATTTGCAGGTTGGGGGGCGCAGCGTTCAGCAACCATTTCCTTAATAGGATTTAGCTTGCTGCTCTTTTCATTTCTAATAATTTCCTTGTTTTTCACCAGTTTACATAATTTCACTGGTTAA
- a CDS encoding sigma-54-dependent Fis family transcriptional regulator, translating into MNESIYPKLPVLLVDDEQQFLLSAEMALNANGVTNVLQSYNSLEVMSILSEQEISVILLDITMPHKTGDELLKEIHQEFPNISVIMVTAVNEVETAVECMKNGAIDYLLKPVDETRLVTTLKRAIEFTEVREENLKLKEYLLSDRLDSPDAFSDIITDSENMRSIFQYVEAIGSTSLPVLITGDTGVGKELIARAIHRISGRNGEFVPINVAGVDDNLFSDTLFGHKKGGFTGADRDRKGLIEQASNGTLFLDEIGDLSFESQVKLLRLLQEGKYYPIGSDISKLTNARFVIATNADIDSMQKQGKFRKDLFYRLQAHHINVPILRERKNDIPLLVDHFIAKAAKELGKKQPTPPKELAILLRNYPFPGNIRELEGMIYDAISQHKSGILSMDSFREKIKLSLPDFELVQENEVGFEDDNQIKFSELLPTLKGVEKMLIQEALGRANGNQSIAAEMLGLTRRALNNRLSRSQGA; encoded by the coding sequence ATGAATGAATCAATATATCCAAAACTGCCAGTTTTGTTAGTTGACGATGAACAACAATTTCTTTTGAGTGCAGAAATGGCGCTGAATGCAAATGGTGTTACGAATGTTTTGCAAAGTTATAACAGCCTCGAGGTTATGTCTATCCTTTCAGAACAGGAAATATCTGTAATCCTTTTAGATATTACGATGCCTCATAAAACTGGGGATGAACTACTCAAAGAGATTCATCAAGAATTTCCGAACATTTCTGTTATCATGGTTACTGCGGTAAATGAGGTTGAAACAGCCGTTGAATGTATGAAAAATGGCGCAATTGATTATTTGCTTAAACCCGTGGATGAAACAAGGTTGGTAACAACGTTGAAACGAGCCATTGAATTTACCGAGGTACGTGAAGAAAATCTCAAACTGAAAGAATATCTTTTATCTGACCGGCTGGATAGTCCGGATGCCTTTTCAGATATCATTACTGATAGTGAGAATATGAGGTCTATTTTTCAGTATGTTGAAGCTATCGGAAGTACGTCGCTTCCAGTTTTGATAACAGGAGATACAGGAGTTGGGAAAGAACTTATTGCCAGGGCCATCCATCGAATTAGTGGGCGTAATGGAGAATTTGTACCAATAAATGTAGCGGGGGTCGATGATAATTTATTTTCTGACACACTGTTCGGTCATAAAAAAGGCGGGTTTACCGGAGCCGATCGAGATCGAAAGGGTTTAATTGAACAGGCGAGTAATGGTACGTTATTTTTGGATGAGATTGGCGATTTGAGTTTTGAATCACAAGTAAAGCTGTTAAGATTATTGCAAGAGGGGAAGTATTATCCCATCGGTTCTGATATATCTAAATTGACGAATGCCAGATTTGTTATTGCAACCAATGCTGATATTGATTCCATGCAAAAACAAGGTAAATTCAGGAAGGACCTGTTCTATAGATTACAAGCACACCACATAAACGTGCCCATTCTCCGAGAAAGAAAAAATGATATCCCATTATTGGTAGATCATTTCATCGCAAAAGCGGCAAAAGAGTTAGGTAAAAAGCAACCAACTCCGCCAAAGGAATTGGCAATTTTGCTTAGAAATTATCCTTTTCCCGGAAACATCCGTGAATTAGAAGGCATGATATATGATGCCATCAGTCAGCACAAGTCTGGCATCTTATCCATGGATTCATTTAGAGAAAAGATCAAACTCAGCCTTCCGGATTTCGAGCTAGTACAAGAAAATGAGGTTGGGTTTGAAGATGATAATCAAATCAAATTTTCCGAACTGTTACCAACATTAAAAGGGGTCGAAAAAATGCTAATACAGGAAGCCTTAGGCCGAGCGAA
- a CDS encoding cytochrome c, which translates to MIMGISTLMIIGCATGGKPSFSSEKTGAQLWGENCVRCHNAPSPAAFSDVQWETISMHMRVRANLSGEDIKKMVEFLQMAN; encoded by the coding sequence GTGATTATGGGCATTTCTACTTTAATGATTATTGGTTGTGCAACCGGTGGTAAGCCCTCATTCTCTTCGGAGAAAACTGGCGCTCAATTATGGGGTGAGAACTGCGTTCGTTGTCATAACGCCCCTTCTCCGGCAGCGTTTAGTGACGTTCAATGGGAAACTATCTCGATGCATATGCGGGTACGTGCAAATTTGTCTGGTGAGGATATCAAGAAAATGGTTGAATTCTTACAAATGGCAAATTGA